A stretch of the Desulfobacter sp. genome encodes the following:
- a CDS encoding YkgJ family cysteine cluster protein, translating to MNALRIFEISSQGNLLEEDFWRSTQQACPFLNDQGCCIIYGFRPFSCRAYHSTDRKICQRGYEEKKEVQVPCFPLYRATTDMYSSVFIKVLGDKGFASFQVSLVKGLDILFKDEGASARWLGKKNVFLDAKI from the coding sequence TTGAACGCCCTCCGGATTTTTGAAATCTCTTCACAGGGCAATCTGCTTGAAGAGGATTTTTGGCGCAGCACACAGCAGGCCTGTCCCTTTCTCAACGACCAGGGCTGCTGCATTATTTACGGGTTTCGTCCTTTTTCCTGCAGGGCCTATCATTCCACGGACCGCAAGATCTGCCAAAGGGGGTATGAGGAGAAAAAAGAGGTCCAGGTGCCCTGCTTTCCCCTTTACCGGGCCACCACGGACATGTACTCTTCTGTCTTTATCAAGGTGTTGGGTGACAAAGGCTTTGCCTCTTTCCAGGTCAGCCTGGTCAAAGGCCTTGACATTTTGTTCAAGGACGAGGGCGCCTCAGCCCGATGGCTTGGGAAAAAAAATGTATTTTTGGATGCAAAAATTTAA
- the ilvC gene encoding ketol-acid reductoisomerase gives MGNNYFNTLPLRLQLEELSQCRFMNPDEFSGVDALKGKKIVIVGCGAQGLHQGLNLRDSGLDVSYTLRKEAIAEKRQSWKNATENGFTVDTYENLLPSADLVINLTPDKQHTKVINAIMPLMKKDACLSYSHGFNIVEEGMEIRKDLTVIMVAPKSPGTEVRQEYKRGFGVPTLIAVHRENDPRQEGFELAKAYAAGTSGHKAGVLQSSFVAEVKSDLMGEQTILCGVLQMGSLLCYDKMVDKGIDPGYASKLVQYGWETITEALKHGGITNMMDRLSNPAKIRAFDLADKIKEILTPLFNKHMDDIMTGYFSRTMMEDWANDDANLLKWRGQTAQTPFERSVCQDQEIPEQEFFDNGILMIAMVKAGVELAYDTMVSAGIIEESAYYESLHEVPLIANLIARKKLYEMNVVISDTAEYGCYLFAHKAVPLLEDFMATLDTDVIGKGLDLADSGCDNIRLIQVNQAIRDTSVEQVGQRLRGYMGAMKTIR, from the coding sequence ATGGGCAATAATTATTTTAACACCCTGCCGTTGAGGCTTCAGCTTGAAGAACTTTCCCAGTGCCGGTTCATGAATCCGGATGAATTCAGCGGAGTGGATGCCCTGAAAGGCAAAAAAATCGTGATTGTGGGCTGCGGTGCCCAGGGGCTTCACCAGGGACTCAACCTGAGGGACTCCGGACTGGATGTCTCCTATACCCTGAGAAAAGAGGCCATTGCAGAAAAACGCCAGTCCTGGAAAAATGCCACGGAAAACGGATTCACCGTGGACACCTATGAGAATCTGCTGCCCTCAGCAGACCTGGTCATCAACCTCACCCCGGACAAGCAGCATACCAAGGTCATTAACGCCATCATGCCCTTGATGAAAAAAGACGCCTGTCTCTCTTACTCCCACGGCTTTAATATCGTGGAAGAGGGCATGGAAATCCGAAAGGACCTCACCGTGATCATGGTGGCTCCCAAATCTCCGGGCACTGAAGTCAGACAAGAGTATAAACGGGGCTTTGGCGTGCCCACCCTCATTGCCGTTCACCGGGAAAACGACCCGAGACAAGAAGGGTTTGAGCTGGCAAAGGCCTATGCCGCGGGCACAAGCGGACACAAGGCAGGAGTGCTCCAGTCCTCTTTTGTGGCCGAAGTTAAATCAGATCTCATGGGCGAACAGACCATTCTCTGCGGGGTCCTCCAGATGGGCTCCCTGCTCTGTTACGACAAGATGGTGGACAAGGGAATTGATCCCGGTTACGCCTCAAAACTGGTGCAGTACGGCTGGGAAACCATTACCGAGGCCCTGAAACACGGGGGCATCACCAATATGATGGACCGCTTGTCCAATCCCGCCAAAATACGGGCCTTTGACCTGGCCGATAAGATCAAAGAGATCCTCACCCCCTTGTTCAACAAGCACATGGATGACATCATGACCGGATATTTTTCCAGAACCATGATGGAAGACTGGGCCAATGACGATGCCAACCTGCTCAAATGGCGGGGCCAGACCGCCCAGACGCCCTTTGAACGATCCGTTTGCCAGGACCAAGAGATCCCGGAGCAGGAATTTTTTGACAACGGCATTCTCATGATTGCCATGGTCAAGGCCGGGGTGGAACTGGCCTATGACACCATGGTCTCTGCCGGGATCATTGAGGAGTCTGCCTATTATGAATCCCTTCACGAGGTGCCTTTGATCGCCAACCTCATTGCCCGGAAAAAACTCTACGAGATGAACGTGGTCATTTCAGACACGGCAGAGTACGGGTGCTATCTCTTTGCCCACAAAGCCGTGCCCCTGCTTGAAGATTTTATGGCAACCCTGGACACGGATGTCATTGGCAAAGGCCTGGACCTGGCCGATTCAGGATGCGACAATATCCGCCTCATCCAGGTCAACCAGGCCATCAGGGATACCTCGGTTGAGCAGGTGGGCCAGCGTCTCAGGGGATATATGGGCGCCATGAAAACCATCCGCTGA
- the ilvY gene encoding HTH-type transcriptional activator IlvY, with the protein MDIRTLELFRHLSGSLHFARTSQACHITPSALTRVIQRLEGDVGETLFFRNNRSVELTHAGMAFRAYAEDVLRRWDLLQGQLSEDEILHGELSLYCSVTAAYSILPRIITLYRTLHPKVQIRLETGDPAQSLSRLMNREADAVIAALPGKLAPQVSFLSMATSPLVFIAAKQYPDVIVKTHGRIDWEKTPMILADTGLSRERMDVWFARKRVVPNVYSRVAGHEAILALVNLGCGMGLVPRIVLEKSPFAREMTILEHMPDLPPYEIGLCTRKNSLASPRIQALWEIGGQSAAKY; encoded by the coding sequence ATGGACATTCGGACCCTGGAATTGTTCCGGCATTTAAGCGGCTCCCTTCATTTTGCCAGGACCAGCCAGGCCTGCCATATCACCCCCTCTGCCCTGACCCGGGTGATTCAGCGTCTAGAGGGGGATGTGGGGGAGACGCTTTTTTTCAGAAATAACCGGTCTGTGGAGCTGACCCATGCGGGCATGGCATTCAGGGCCTATGCCGAAGATGTGCTCAGGCGCTGGGACCTGCTCCAGGGACAATTGAGCGAGGATGAGATTCTCCACGGCGAGCTTTCCCTGTATTGTTCTGTTACGGCCGCCTATAGTATTTTACCCCGGATCATTACCCTTTACCGGACCCTGCATCCCAAGGTGCAGATCCGTCTGGAAACCGGGGATCCTGCCCAGTCTTTGAGCCGGCTCATGAACCGGGAGGCCGATGCGGTGATTGCAGCCCTGCCCGGCAAGCTTGCGCCCCAGGTGTCTTTTTTAAGCATGGCCACAAGCCCTTTGGTTTTTATTGCGGCCAAACAATATCCGGATGTGATTGTTAAAACCCATGGTCGGATTGACTGGGAAAAAACCCCCATGATTCTGGCGGACACGGGACTCAGCCGGGAACGAATGGACGTCTGGTTTGCCAGAAAAAGGGTGGTGCCCAATGTCTATTCCCGGGTGGCCGGGCACGAGGCCATTCTTGCCCTGGTCAATCTGGGCTGCGGCATGGGCCTGGTCCCCAGGATTGTCCTGGAAAAAAGCCCTTTTGCCCGGGAAATGACCATTCTTGAGCATATGCCGGATCTCCCCCCCTATGAGATCGGGCTGTGCACCCGGAAAAACAGCCTGGCCAGTCCCAGGATCCAGGCGCTTTGGGAGATCGGGGGCCAGTCGGCCGCCAAATATTGA